The genomic interval CAGAGTAAACAGACATATTCCCATAGGCTGGCTTAAAAGAAGACATGTACACTGCCTGAAAGCATTCACTCAGCTCAGTGCTTTTGGTCAAATCCCactcattgttttctttgttcctgTCATTACTTTTCCAGTTCTTCCTTTGTTCGGTTTATGTGCCAATGTGCACAGAGAAGATCAACATCCCCATTGGCCCTTGTGGTGGCATGTGTCTTTCAGTCAAGAGACGATGTGAGCCAGTCCTGAAAGAATTTGGGTTTGCCTGGCCGGACAGCCTGAACTGCAGCAAGTTCCCACCGCAGAATGACCACAACCACATGTGCATGGAAGGACCAGGTGATGAAGAGGTACCCTTGCCCCACAAAACTCCCATCCAGCCCGGGGAAGAGTGCCACTCAGTGGGAGCCAATTCTGATCAGTACATCTGGGTGAAAAGGAGCCTGAACTGTGTTCTCAAGTGTGGCTACGATGCTGGCTTGTATAGCCGCTCAGCTAAGGAGTTCACGGATATTTGGATGGCTGTATGGGCCAGCCTCTGCTTCATCTCTACCACCTTCACTGTGCTGACCTTCCTGATCGATTCATCCAGGTTTTCTTACCCTGAGCGCCCCATCATATTTCTCAGTATGTGCTATAATATTTATAGCATTGCTTATATTGTTCGGCTGACTGTAGGCCGGGAAAGGATATCCTGTGATTTTGAAGAGGCGGCAGAACCCGTTCTCATCCAAGAAGGACTTAAGAACACAGGATGTGCAATAATTTTCTTGCTGATGTACTTTTTTGGAATGGCCAGCTCCATTTGGTGGGTTATTCTGACACTCACTTGGTTTTTGGCAGCCGGACTCAAGTGGGGCCACGAAGCCATTGAAATGCACAGTTCTTATTTCCACATTGCAGCCTGGGCTATTCCCGCAGTGAAAACCATTGTCATCTTGATTATGAGACTAGTGGATGCCGATGAACTGACTGGCCTGTGCTATGTTGGGAACCAAAACTTAGATGCCCTCACTGGCTTTGTGGTGGCTCCTCTCTTCACGTATTTGGTGATTGGAACTCTGTTCATTGCAGCAGGTTTGGTGGCCTTATTCAAAATTCGGTCAAATCTTCAGAAAGATgggacaaagacagacaagtTGGAAAGGCTAATGGTCAAGATCGGGGTCTTCTCAGTACTGTACACAGTTCCTGCAACCTGTGTGATTGCCTGTTATTTCTATGAAATCTCAAACTGGGCACTCTTTCGGTATTCTGCAGATGACTCAAACATGGCAGTCGAAATGTTGaaaatttttatgtctttgctcgTGGGCATCACTTCAGGCATGTGGATTTGGTCTGCCAAAACTCTTCACACGTGGCAAAAATGTTCTAACCGATTGGTGAATTCTGGGAaggtaaagagagagaagagggggaatggTTGGGTGAAGCCAGGGAAAGGCAACGAAACTGTGGTATAAGCCTAGCCAGCTTCCACTTTCCTCATGCTGAAGGAAATGCAGTGAATCTCAGTTTGAACAAACTTAGAAACACTTCAGCACACATCCCCACGTCAGCCGACCACCCCTCACCCGACTCAGCATCAGATGACCGATGGTTTCGCTGCAGACTTTGGAATGGTCCAAAGTAGAAAAGCCAGTTAGAGGCTTTCAAAGCTGTGAAAAATCAAAACGTTGATCACTGTAGCAGGTCACAGCTTGGAGTTCGTGGAGGTCCCTCCAGCTTAGATTCCTGAAGTCCAGGGTGGCGGTGTTTGCTCCTTACTGGGTGGGATTTTAGCTGTGAGTTGATAACATGCAAGGAGAAAGATTAATCTTTAaaactcttttaaattttaaatagtaaCTAGGTCCTGCAGATAGCAAAGTGATCTATAAACACTGGAAATGCTGGGTTCGGAGACGTGTGGCGGAGTTTTATAGTTTGGCTGGTCTAACATAAACATCTTCTGGCCTACACTGTCTGCTGTTTAGAACTCTGGAGCGCACTCCCAAGAGGTGGTGTCAAAATCCTTCAGTGCCTTTGTCGTAAAACAGAATTGTTTGAGCAAACAAAAGTACTGTACTAACACAAGTAAGGTATCCAATGGATTTCTCTCTCCTTAAATTTCAACATCCCTAATTCTAGGCTGCCCCTGTTTTCTTCAGTTTACACTAATGACtcgact from Arvicanthis niloticus isolate mArvNil1 chromosome 1, mArvNil1.pat.X, whole genome shotgun sequence carries:
- the Fzd4 gene encoding frizzled-4, with product MAWPGTGPSVRGAPGGVGLRLGLLLHLLLLLRPTLGFGDEEERRCDPIRIAMCQNLGYNVTKMPNLVGHELQTDAELQLTTFTPLIQYGCSSQLQFFLCSVYVPMCTEKINIPIGPCGGMCLSVKRRCEPVLKEFGFAWPDSLNCSKFPPQNDHNHMCMEGPGDEEVPLPHKTPIQPGEECHSVGANSDQYIWVKRSLNCVLKCGYDAGLYSRSAKEFTDIWMAVWASLCFISTTFTVLTFLIDSSRFSYPERPIIFLSMCYNIYSIAYIVRLTVGRERISCDFEEAAEPVLIQEGLKNTGCAIIFLLMYFFGMASSIWWVILTLTWFLAAGLKWGHEAIEMHSSYFHIAAWAIPAVKTIVILIMRLVDADELTGLCYVGNQNLDALTGFVVAPLFTYLVIGTLFIAAGLVALFKIRSNLQKDGTKTDKLERLMVKIGVFSVLYTVPATCVIACYFYEISNWALFRYSADDSNMAVEMLKIFMSLLVGITSGMWIWSAKTLHTWQKCSNRLVNSGKVKREKRGNGWVKPGKGNETVV